One Brassica napus cultivar Da-Ae chromosome C4, Da-Ae, whole genome shotgun sequence genomic region harbors:
- the BNAC04G44570D gene encoding uncharacterized protein BNAC04G44570D isoform X1: MPRTTRRSVKQRLQYIQVIQELQEEIKLLQISNEKLNGEGLDGLSYTELASLETMLKEGFRIVEEQTDKAQQEQLLREIVDCDVMGKEWLDEKEKEDLAYQSLLARRRTAMRNKARELRLSPQDSQKEHSYNHETLMLTIECLKIEKERLRLLNQRMIGKELDGMVYLELLVFSCAIHSGMFKAEEEKNKIKRARQILGGI; this comes from the exons ATGCCCAG AACTACTCGCAGATCTGTAAAACAAAGGCTCCAATATATACAAGTTATCCAAGAATTG CAGGAGGAGATCAAGTTGTTACAGATTTCCAACGA GAAACTGAATGGGGAGGGTCTAGACGGTCTGAGCTACACCGAGCTGGCTTCACTTGAAACTATGTTAAAGGAGGGCTTCCGCATTGTGGAAGAACAAACAGATAAG GCACAGCAGGAACAATTACTCAGGGAG ATTGTTGATTGCGATGTTATGGGAAAGGAATGGCTTGAcgaaaaagagaaagaggattTGGCCTACCAATCGCTTCTGGCAAGGAGAAGAACAGCTATGAGGAACAAGGCTCGAGAACTCCGTCTCAG CCCTCAAGACAGCCAAAAGGAGCATAGCTATAATCATGAAACACTG ATGTTAACCATCGAATGTTTGAAGATCGAGAAGGAGAGATTACGGCTTTTGAACCA GAGAATGATTGGTAAAGAGCTTGACGGTATGGTATACTTGGAACTGTTGGTGTTTAGCTGTGCGATACATAGTGGTATGTTCAAAgctgaagaagagaaaaataagataaaacgTGCAAGGCAGATTCTTGGGGGCATTTAG
- the BNAC04G44570D gene encoding uncharacterized protein BNAC04G44570D isoform X2, which yields MPRTTRRSVKQRLQYIQVIQELEEIKLLQISNEKLNGEGLDGLSYTELASLETMLKEGFRIVEEQTDKAQQEQLLREIVDCDVMGKEWLDEKEKEDLAYQSLLARRRTAMRNKARELRLSPQDSQKEHSYNHETLMLTIECLKIEKERLRLLNQRMIGKELDGMVYLELLVFSCAIHSGMFKAEEEKNKIKRARQILGGI from the exons ATGCCCAG AACTACTCGCAGATCTGTAAAACAAAGGCTCCAATATATACAAGTTATCCAAGAATTG GAGGAGATCAAGTTGTTACAGATTTCCAACGA GAAACTGAATGGGGAGGGTCTAGACGGTCTGAGCTACACCGAGCTGGCTTCACTTGAAACTATGTTAAAGGAGGGCTTCCGCATTGTGGAAGAACAAACAGATAAG GCACAGCAGGAACAATTACTCAGGGAG ATTGTTGATTGCGATGTTATGGGAAAGGAATGGCTTGAcgaaaaagagaaagaggattTGGCCTACCAATCGCTTCTGGCAAGGAGAAGAACAGCTATGAGGAACAAGGCTCGAGAACTCCGTCTCAG CCCTCAAGACAGCCAAAAGGAGCATAGCTATAATCATGAAACACTG ATGTTAACCATCGAATGTTTGAAGATCGAGAAGGAGAGATTACGGCTTTTGAACCA GAGAATGATTGGTAAAGAGCTTGACGGTATGGTATACTTGGAACTGTTGGTGTTTAGCTGTGCGATACATAGTGGTATGTTCAAAgctgaagaagagaaaaataagataaaacgTGCAAGGCAGATTCTTGGGGGCATTTAG